The Tenebrio molitor chromosome 3, icTenMoli1.1, whole genome shotgun sequence genome contains a region encoding:
- the LOC138126701 gene encoding vesicle-fusing ATPase 1-like, which produces MLFKVTKCPSDELSLTNCAVVNDSDFPQSVEHLEVVAGSGQRFIFSIKKDPRVQRHEVGFSLPQRKWAVLSINQEIEVNPYKEEDYITAIVLEADYMQKKTTSQEQYDTDEMAKEFLYSFPNQMFTVDQQLAFAFKDKKLLILVVKEVEVVNINTIRQGGEAKPKKGKLGKLTPNTVIQFEKAEASALNLVGKAKGKQVRQSIINPDWDFQKMGIGGLGKEFNAIFRRAFASRVFPIEIVEQLGCKHVKGILLYGPPGTGKTLMARQIGKMLNAREPKIVNGPQVLDKYVGESEANIRRLFADAEEEEKRAGPNSGLHIIIFDEIDAICKQRGSVAGNTGVHDTVVNQLLSKIDGVEQLNNILVIGMTNRRDMIDDALLRPGRLEVQVEISLPDEDGRYEILNIHTSRMKQYKKISPDVDIREMAARTKNFSGAELEGLIRAAQSTAMNRLIKAASKVEVDPEAISKLLVNRSDFLNALENDIKPAFGTSLEILDQFLARGIVEWGSPVSSILEDGRLFTQQAQAKDTSGLVSVLIEGPPNAGKTALAAQLAKESDFPFIKVCSPEEMVGYTETAKCLHIRKVFDDAYRSTLSCILVDNIERLLDYGPIGPRYSNLTLQALLVLLKKQPPPGKKLLILCTSSRRQVLEDMEMLSAFTAILHLPNLSKADHLLAVLKASDVFSAHELKKIGQQVQGKRIFIGIKKLLALIDMSRQTDEKVRVMKLITKLEEDGALEDPGMA; this is translated from the exons atg CTGTTCAAGGTGACAAAATGTCCATCTGATGAGTTGTCATTGACAAATTGTGCAGTTGTGAATGACTCAGATTTTCCACAATCTGTTGA ACATCTTGAGGTGGTCGCAGGGAGTGGccagagatttattttttctatcaaGAAGGACCCTAGAGTACAAAGGCATGAAGTGGGTTTCAGTTTACCTCAAAGGAAATGGGCAGTATTATCCATTAATCAGGAAATTGAAGTTAATCCTTACAAAGAAGAGGATTACATAACAGCCATTGTACTTGAAGCAGATTACATGCAGAAAAAAAC AACCTCACAAGAGCAATATGATACAGATGAAATGGCCAAAGAATTTCTTTACTCATTTCCAAACCAAATGTTTACAGTTGATCAGCAGCTGGCTTTTGCATTTAAGGACAAAAAGCTGTTGATTCTTGTTGTTAAAGAAGTTGAAG TTGTTAATATTAACACTATTAGACAAGGAGGAGAGGCCAAGCCTAAGAAGGGTAAACTAGGAAAACTAACACCAAACACTGTAATACAGTTTGAAAAAGCAGAAGCATCTGCTCTTAATTTAGTTGGGAAGGCAAAAGG AAAACAAGTGCGCCAGTCTATCATCAATCCAGACTGGGACTTCCAGAAAATGGGTATTGGAGGATTGGGGAAAGAATTTAATGCCATCTTCAGGAGAGCTTTTGCTTCGAGGGTATTCCCAATAGAAATAGTTGAACAGTTGGGTTGCAAACATGTTAAAGGTATACTATTATATGGCCCACCTGGTACTGGTAAAACTTTGATGGCCAGACAGattggaaaaatgttgaatGCCAGAGAACCAAAAATTGTTAATGGTCCACAAGTGTTGGACAAATACGTGGGTGAATCAGAAGCCAACATTAGGCGTCTCTTTGCTGATGCTGAAGAGGAAGAAAAACGG GCTGGTCCCAACAGTGGCTTgcatattattatatttgatGAAATCGACGCTATTTGTAAACAGAGAGGGTCAGTTGCTGGGAACACAGGAGTTCATGATACAGTTGTTAACCAGCTCTTGTCAAAAATCGATGGAGTGGAACAGCTCAATAACATTCTTGTAATTG GAATGACAAACAGAAGAGATATGATTGATGACGCCTTGCTCAGACCTGGTAGGTTGGAAGTTCAGGTGGAAATTAGTCTGCCAGATGAGGATGGAAGATATGAAATTCTCAATATTCACACCAGCAGGATGAAGCAATATAAGAAAATTAGTCCTGATGTTGACATAAGG GAAATGGCTGCACGAACTAAAAATTTTTCGGGTGCCGAGCTTGAGGGCTTAATCAGAGCTGCCCAATCAACTGCGATGAATCGTTTGATCAAAGCTGCCAGCAAGGTCGAAGTCGATCCAGAAGCAATCTCTAAACTGTTAGTTAACCGAAGTGACTTCCTGAACGCTTTAGAAAACGACATAAAACCG GCATTCGGTACTTCTTTAGAAATCCTTGACCAATTTTTGGCACGCGGTATTGTCGAGTGGGGTTCCCCGGTCAGCAGCATTCTAGAAGACGGCAGACTGTTCACCCAACAAGCTCAAGCGAAAGACACTTCAGGTTTGGTGTCTGTACTGATCGAGGGCCCCCCGAATGCCGGAAAAACCGCTTTAGCAGCGCAGCTTGCAAAAGAATCCGATTTTCCGTTTATTAAAGTGTGCTCACCTGAGGAAATGGTGGGGTACACGGAAACAGCCAAATGCTTACATATCAGAAAG GTGTTTGATGACGCTTATCGTTCAACGTTGAGTTGCATACTAGTGGATAATATTGAAAGACTGTTAGATTACGGTCCTATTGGTCCGCGATATTCCAATTTAACATTGCAGGCGCTTTTGGTTTTGTTGAAGAAGCAACCACCACCAGGGAAAAAATTGCTGATTTTGTGTACGAGCAGCAGAAG ACAAGTTCTCGAAGACATGGAAATGTTGTCAGCGTTCACCGCGATTTTACACTTGCCGAATCTTTCCAAAGCCGACCACTTACTGGCTGTTCTGAAAGCTTCCGACGTATTTAGTGCTCACGAACTCAAGAAAATCGGCCAACAAGTTCAGGGAAAACG catATTTATCGGTATTAAGAAATTGTTGGCTTTAATAGATATGTCACGACAAACCGATGAGAAGGTTAGAGTGATGAAATTAATAACTAAACTAGAAGAAGATGGTGCATTGGAAGACCCTGGTATGGCCTAA
- the LOC138126711 gene encoding regucalcin-like: MLRHLVLIVAIAVGLNTEVHGSNNFDGPALYQITEPVTHAECPSWDGRNNILYYVDVHAGKMFSYDYTNKEITSITLEGAVSPVVQSKSDPDLFIVGLDRSIVAVKWNREDGNYTTRTLATVSDDQPDCNMNDGKADKEGRIWYGTMDQDADTVNHPNRGRLFRITRDHVSTPEEIISPVNVSNGMAWNKANDKFYYIDSPTQQIAEYDYDNENGEISNRRVAFELKDHDLNASPDGMTIDVDDNLWVALYGGGSVIKVNPTTGELLDRFPIPAESVTSVMWGGPDLDILFVTTSRIGLSDDQIMKQPGAGSVFALTNLGTSGLPVFEADIIDNI; the protein is encoded by the exons atgttacgcCATCTTGTATTAATTGTTGCAATTGCAGTTGGACTTAACACAGAAGTTCATGG ttcgaacaattttgatgGTCCTGCTTTGTACCAAATAACTGAACCTGTGACACACGCAGAGTGTCCATCGTGGGACGGcagaaacaatattttatattatgtgGACGTccacgctggaaaaatgtttagtTACGATTACACCAACAAGGAAATTACGTCGATAACTTTGGAAGGAGCGGTGTCCCCGGTGGTCCAGTCTAAATCTGATCCAGATCTTTTTATTGTGGGTCTAGACCGCTCCATCGTTGCGGTAAAATGGAACAGAGAAGATGGTAATTATACTACCAGAACGTTGGCGACGGTTTCGGACGATCAGCCTGACTGCAACATGAACGACGGGAAAGCCGACAAAGAAGGAAGGATATGGTACG GCACGATGGATCAGGATGCCGATACCGTAAACCACCCAAACAGGGGGAGACTCTTTAGAATAACAAGAGATCACGTGTCGACGCCTGAGGAGATCATATCTCCGGTGAACGTCAGCAATGGCATGGCGTGGAACAAAGcaaatgataaattttattatatcgaTTCGCCGACTCAACAAATCGCCGAGTACGACTACGATAACGAAAATGGCGAAATTTCAAATCGCAGAGTTGCTTTCGAGCTGAAAGATCATGATTTGAATGCGAGTCCTGACGGAATGACGATCGACGTGGACGATAACTTGTGGGTGGCCCTCTACGGAGGAGGTTCCGTGATTAAAGTGAATCCAACAACTGGAGAACTCTTGGACCGATTCCCTATTCCAGCCGAATCCGTCACTTCAGTAATGTGGGGAGGCCCAGACTTGGACATCTTGTTTGTAACCACTTCCAGAATCGGTCTTTCGGACGATCAAATAATGAAACAACCGGGAGCCGGAAGTGTCTTCGCTTTAACCAATTTAGGCACTAGCGGTTTGCCTGTTTTTGAAGCGGACATCATTGACAAcatttaa
- the pont gene encoding ruvB-like helicase 1 has product MKIEEVKSTVKTQRISAHSHIKGLGLEENGFALPSAAGLVGQEQAREAAGIVVDMIRSKKMAGRAVLLAGPPGTGKTAIALAIAQELGNKVPFCPMVGSEVYSSEIKKTEVLMENFRRAIGLRIRETKEVYEGEVTELTPVETENPAGGYGKTVSHVIIGLKTAKGSKQLKLDPSIYEALQKEKVEVGDVIYIEANSGAVKRQGRSDGYATEFDLEAEEYVPLPKGEVHKKKEVVQDVTLHDLDAANAKPQGGQDVLSMMGQLLKPKKTEITDKLRREINKVVDKYIDQGIAELVPGVLFIDEIHMLDIETFTYLHRALESAIAPIVIFATNRGRCVIRGTDDIVSPHGIPLDLLDRLVIIRTLPYSRSELEQILKLRASTEGLDIEPEALLALGEIGTRSTLRYAVQLLTPASLTAKTNGRDTINKLDIEEVSTLFLDAKSSARILSDNKEKYMM; this is encoded by the exons atgaagatTGAAGAAGTAAAAAGTACTGTAAAGACACAACGAATAAGTGCCCACAGTCACATAAAGGGTTTGGGTTTGGAGGAGAATGGATTTGCGTTACCGTCGGCGGCCGGCTTGGTGGGACAAGAACAAGCTAGAGAG GCCGCAGGGATAGTAGTTGATATGATTAGAAGTAAAAAAATGGCAGGAAGAGCGGTGTTACTTGCAGGACCACCAGGAACAGGCAAGACTGCAATTGCACTGGCTATAGCCCAAGAGCTTGGAAACAAAGTACCTTTCTGTCCGATGGTTGGGTCGGAAGTGTACAGTTCAGAAATTAAAAAGACAGAAGTGCTCATGGAGAATTTTAGAAGAGCCATTGGTTTAAGAATTAGAGAAACTAAAGAAGTTTATGAAGGAGAAGTTACTGAATTGACTCCAGTTGAAACAGAAAATCCTGCAGGAG gataTGGAAAGACTGTTAGTCATGTAATTATTGGCCTGAAAACAGCAAAAGGCAGTAAACAGTTGAAATTGGACCCAAGCATATATGAAGCTctacaaaaagaaaaggtgGAGGTAGGAGATGTAATCTATATAGAAGCTAATAGTGGGGCTGTGAAGCGCCAAGGCAGATCTGATGGGTATGCAACTGAGTTTGATCTGGAAGCAGAAGAATATGTTCCTCTTCCAAAGGGAGAAGTTCATAAGAAGAAAGAAGTGGTTCAA GATGTGACCCTGCACGATTTAGATGCAGCAAATGCCAAACCCCAAGGTGGTCAAGATGTTCTGTCAATGATGGGCCAGCTGCTGAAACCAAAGAAAACTGAAATCACCGACAAATTGCGTCGCGAAATCAATAAAGTCGTCGACAAATATATTGATCAAGGCATAGCAGAACTAGTACCTGGAGTACTATTCATTGATGAAATCCACATGTTGGATATTGAAACATTTACGTATTTACACAGAGCCCTAGAGAGCGCAATCGCTCCCATTGTCATATTCGCGACAAACAGAGGGCGCTGTGTTATTAGAGGTACTGATGATATTGTGTCGCCTCACGGCATCCCCTTGGATCTATTGGACCGCTTAGTAATAATCCGCACTTTACCCTATTCGAGATCTGAGTTGGAACAAATATTGAAATTGAGGGCTAGTACTGAAGGTTTGGATATTGAACCTGAAGCTTTGTTGGCTCTAGGAGAGATCGGCACTAGATCTACTTTAAGATATGCAGTACAGTTATTGACTCCTGCTTCATTAACGGCCAAGACAAATGGTAGAGACACCATCAATAAACTTGATATTGAGGAAGTTAGCACTTTGTTTTTGGATGCCAAGTCTTCCGCCAGAATCTTATCCgacaacaaagaaaaatatatgatgtaa
- the Calr gene encoding calreticulin, whose amino-acid sequence MKSHLFVFVLSAYFYALNAEVYLEEKFQDDSWEKNWIYSKHPGKEFGKFVLTAGKFFNNEEEDKGIQTSQDARFYALSRKFKPFGTEGKDLVIQFTVKHEQNIDCGGGYIKVFDCSLNQEDMHGESPYRVMFGPDICGPGTKKVHVILNYKDKNVLINKEIRCKDDVYTHAYTLIIKPDNTYEVQIDGEKVESGELESDWDLLPPKKIKDPEAKKPEDWDDRATIPDPDDTKPEDWDKPEHIPDPEATKPDDWDDEMDGEWEPPMIDNPDYKGEWQPKQIDNPAYKGPWIHPEIDNPEYTPDSELYKQKEICAVGFDLWQVKSGTIFDSVLITDDVQYAKDTLSGLKERQEGEKKAKEDIDKAEREAAAAQEKKDDNEDEDDDDDEDADDEEHVPQVEENHDEL is encoded by the exons atgaagtCGCATTTATTCGTGTTTGTGTTGAGTGCATATTTTTATGCATTGAACGCCGAAGTATATCTTGAAGAAAAATTCCAAGATG ATTCCtgggaaaaaaattggataTACAGTAAACATCCGGGGAAAGAATTCGGGAAATTCGTGCTGACGGCCGGGAAATTCTTCAATAATGAGGAAGAGGATAAAG GTATCCAAACGTCGCAGGATGCTCGTTTCTACGCGTTAAGTAGAAAGTTCAAGCCCTTCGGTACGGAAGGCAAAGACCTGGTCATCCAGTTTACAGTAAAGCACGAACAGAACATCGACTGCGGCGGCGGTTACATAAAAGTCTTCGACTGTTCCCTTAACCAAGAGGACATGCACGGGGAATCGCCATACCGCGTGATGTTCGGCCCCGACATTTGCGGACCCGGTACAAAGAAGGTTCACGTAATCCTCAACTACAAAGACAAGAACGTACTAATCAACAAAGAAATCCGTTGCAAAGACGACGTCTACACACACGCATACACGTTGATCATCAAACCCGACAATACCTACGAAGTTCAAATCGACGGCGAAAAAGTCGAAAGCGGCGAATTAGAATCCGACTGGGACCTCCTCCCGCCCAAGAAAATCAAGGACCCCGAAGCGAAGAAACCGGAAGATTGGGACGACCGTGCCACCATTCCCGACCCAGACGACACCAAACCTGAAGACTGGGACAAGCCGGAACACATTCCCGATCCAGAAGCCACCAAGCCTGACGACTGGGACGACGAGATGGACGGCGAGTGGGAACCACCAATGATTGATAATCCCGACTACAAGGGAGAATGGCAGCCAAAACAAATCGACAATCCGGCCTACAAAGGGCCATGGATTCACCCTGAAATCGATAATCCCGAGTACACCCCCGATTCGGAGCTTTACAAGCAGAAGGAGATCTGCGCTGTCGGCTTCGATTTGTGGCAAGTCAAGTCTGGCACCATCTTCGATAGTGTGTTGATCACCGACGATGTCCAGTACGCTAAAGACACTCTGTCCGGTTTGAAGGAGAGACAAGAAGGAGAAAAGAAGGCCAAGGAGGATATCGATAAGGCCGAAAGAGAGGCCGCCGCTGCCCAAGAAAAGAAAGACGACAATGAAGATGAAgacgatgatgatgatgaagaCGCCGATGATGAAGAACACGTGCCACAAGTAGAG GAAAATCATGACGAGTTGTGA
- the Gp93 gene encoding endoplasmin: MKQLIILAVGLLLVSGFTRADESVGEGTVEKVDVDLGASREGSRTDDEVVQREEEAIKLDGLNVAQMKELRDKAEKFTFQTEVNRMMKLIINSLYRNKEIFLRELISNASDALDKIRMLSLTDKNALDATSELNIRIKADKEAGVLHITDTGIGMTKQDLVNNLGTIAKSGTAEFLSKMQDASSAQDMNDMIGQFGVGFYSAFLVADKVIVATKHNDDKQYIWESDSSSFTIVDDPRGDSLKRGTTVTLQLKPEAKDFLEHDTVRTLVKKYSQFINFPIYMWTSHTEQVEEPIDDDEKPEEKEKPDTEDDVAVEEEKDEDKPKTKKVDKTIWDWELLNDSKPIWTKKPSEVEDKEYDEFYKSLTKDSKEPLAKVHFVAEGEVTFKALLYIPTMQPSESFNRYGTKTDNIKLYVRRVFITDEFNDMIPSYLSFVRGVVDSDDLPLNVSRETLQQHKLIKVIKKKLVRKVLDMLKKVPEEDYEKFWKEYSTNIKLGTIEDPANRTRLAKLLQFYSSHDDKMTSLSDYVKRMKPKQERIFYMAGSSKEEVQKSPFVERLLRKGYEVLYLVEAVDEYAISAIPEFEGKKFQNVAKEGFSLTESEGGKEQLEQLKNTFEPLTKWLSDDALKDQIAKATVSERLSDSPCALVASMFGWTGNMERLAVSNAHQKSDDPQRSYYLNQKKTLEINPRHPLMRELLKRVNDDPSDPTAKDMALMLFRTATLRSGFMLRETADFAQSIEGMMRKTLGVPLDEGVEEEEDLPEDGIPEDESEEIKDDDGEHDEL, translated from the exons atgaaGCAGTTGATAATATTAGCTGTTGGTTTACTTCTCGTGTCAG gtTTCACACGAGCGGATGAATCTGTTGGGGAAGGAACTGTGGAAAAAGTTGACGTGGATTTGGGAGCTAGCAGGGAAGGATCCAGAACAG ACGATGAGGTGGTTCAGCGAGAAGAAGAAGCGATTAAATTAGACGGTCTCAATGTGGCCCAAATGAAAGAGCTTCGGGACAAGGCGGAAAAGTTCACTTTCCAGACAGAGGTTAACCGCATGATGAAACTTATCATAAATTCGTTGTACCGAAATAAAGAG attttcttGAGGGAATTGATTTCGAACGCTTCAGACGCGCTCGATAAGATACGTATGCTGTCGTTGACGGACAAGAACGCGCTGGACGCCACATCCGAGCTTAATATACGTATCAAAGCGGACAAAGAGGCGGGAGTGCTTCATATTACCGACACCGGTATCGGAATGACGAAACAGGATCTGGTCAACAATCTGGGTACAATAGCGAAGTCTGGTACTGCCGAATTTTTGAGCAAGATGCAAGATGCGTCGTCAGCACAAGACATGAACGACATGATCGGACAGTTCGGTGTTGGATTCTATTCAGCGTTCTTGGTTGCCGATAAAGTAATCGTCGCCACAAAGCACAATGATGATAAGCAGTACATCTGGGAATCAGACTCGAGCAGCTTTACTATTGTGGATGATCCAAGAGGCGATAGTCTCAAGAGAGGTACTACTGTCACTCTACAATTGAAGCCTGAAGCCAAAGACTTCCTCGAACACGACACCGTCCGCACTTTGGTCAAGAAGTATTCGCAATTCATCAATTTCCCTATTTATATGTGGACCAGCCATACCGAGCAAGTAGAAGAACCGATTGATGATGATGAGAAACctgaagaaaaggaaaagCCTGACACCGAAGATGATGTCGCTGTTGAAGAGGAAAAAGATGAAGACAAGCCGAAAACCAAGAAAGTCGACAAGACAATCTGGGATTGGGAACTTCTCAACGACAGCAAGCCCATCTGGACCAAGAAACCTTCAGAAGTTGAAGATAAAGAATACGACGAATTCTATAAATCTCTGACCAAGGACAGCAAAGAACCTTTAGCTAAGGTTCATTTCGTTGCAGAAGGTGAAGTCACCTTCAAAGCCCTTCTGTACATCCCTACTATGCAACCTTCTGAAAGTTTCAACAGATACGGTACCAAAACGGACAACATCAAGTTGTACGTCAGGCGGGTGTTCATTACCGACGAATTCAACGACATGATCCCATCATATCTGAGCTTTGTAAGAGGCGTCGTCGATTCCGATGATTTGCCATTGAACGTATCACGTGAAACTTTGCAACAACACAAGCTCATCAAAGTGATTAAGAAGAAGCTAGTCCGTAAGGTCTTGGACATGCTGAAAAAAGTTCCCGAAGAAGATTACGAAAAATTCTGGAAGGAGTATTCAACAAACATCAAACTTGGAACGATCGAAGATCCCGCTAACCGCACACGTTTGGCCAAACTTCTCCAATTCTATTCTTCCCACGACGATAAGATGACTTCCTTGTCGGATTACGTGAAACGTATGAAACCGAAACAAGAACGCATCTTTTACATGGCGGGCTCATCCAAAGAAGAAGTACAAAAGTCGCCTTTCGTCGAGAGGTTGTTGCGTAAAGGTTACGAAGTGTTGTATTTGGTCGAAGCCGTCGACGAGTACGCGATTTCTGCGATCCCAGAGTTTGAAGGTAAAAAATTCCAGAATGTCGCCAAAGAGGGATTCAGTTTGACGGAAAGCGAAGGAGGCAAAGAACAATTGGAACAGCTGAAGAATACTTTCGAGCCACTTACTAAGTGGTTGAGCGATGACGCCCTCAAGGACCAGATTGCCAAGGCGACAGTTTCCGAAAGATTGAGCGACTCGCCTTGCGCTCTCGTCGCCAGCATGTTCGGATGGACCGGAAACATGGAACGTTTGGCGGTCTCCAATGCTCATCAAAAATCCGACGATCCTCAACGATCATATTACTTGAACCAGAAGAAGACTTTGGAGATTAACCCGAGACATCCGTTGATGCGGGAACTGCTGAAGCGCGTCAACGACGATCCTTCAGATCCTACAGCCAAAGATATGGCTTTGATGCTGTTCAGAACCGCGACATTGAGGTCCGGATTTATGTTGAGGGAGACCGCAGACTTTGCGCAATCGATTGAAGGAATGATGAGGAAGACTCTAGGTGTTCCACTGGATGAAGGGGTGGAAGAAGAGGAAGATCTCCCAGAAGATGGCATTCCAGAAGACGAGAGCGAAGAAATTAAAGATGACGATGGTGAGCATGACgagttgtaa
- the Abcd3 gene encoding ATP-binding cassette sub-family D member 3 produces MAPNFSKVVNRNNALAAAGATAAGLWILLSKRKKNNYRLDRRKVKKTIDEEVKYFISEKKENKIKAQVDKQFLKQVVHLLKIIVPGWTSPEAGFLFLVAVSLVARSVCDLWMINNGTKIESAIVSMDKQLFKKRLMNFLLALPIISVVNNILKYSIGELKIRLRTNMTRRLYEDYLKKFTYYRMSNLDNRIVNADQLLTTDVDKFCESVSDLYCNTAKPLLDIGIYVYKLSSTLGGGTPALMLGYLFVSGALLTHLRKPTARLTAGEQKLEGEFRHINARLITHSEEIAFYNGNLREKATLLSSYNKLLNHLRKFLKFRVLMGIVDNLVAKYFASVVGFWAVSLPFMSATHSLSTSHQGERSRLYYTYGRMLVKLAEAIGRLVLAGRELTRLAGFTARVTQLREVLDDLNQGKYERTMVTGAETLKADAGKYIYQDNLIKFDRVPLITPNGDVLIKEISFEIKSGMNVLVCGPNGAGKSSLFRVLGELWPLFGGQLTKPARGKLFYIPQRPYMTLGCLRDQLTYPHSGAEALRRGTTDKQLEEHMRRAQLGYLLEREGGLDTIADWLDVLSGGEKQRIAMARLFYHKPQFAILDECTSAVSVDVEGSMYKYCREVGITLLTVSHRKSLWQHHEYVLHLDGREGYSFRPIEDVTEQFGS; encoded by the exons atGGCACCCAACTTTAGTAAAGTAGTAAACAGAAACAATGCTCTTGCAGCAGCAGGAGCAACAGCCGCAGGGTTGTGGATTTTATTGTCGAAGAGAAAGAAGAACAATTACAGACTAGATAG gagaaaagtgaaaaagacTATCGATGAAGAagtgaaatatttcatttcagaGAAGAAGGAAAACAAAATCAAAGCTCAAGTTGATAAACAGTTTCTCAAACAAGTTGTCcatttacttaaaattattgtaccagGATGGACTTCACCTGAGGCAGGATTTCTCTTTCTGGTAGCTGTCAGTTTAGTTGCCAGATCAGTTTGTGATCTGTGGATGATTAACAATGGAACCAAGATAGAAAG TGCAATAGTCTCCATGGACAAACAGCTTTTCAAGAAACGCCTAATGAATTTCCTCCTAGCTTTACCAATAATATCAGTTGTgaacaacatattaaaatattccaTAGGAGAGTTGAAAATAAGATTACGCACAAATATGACTCGACGATTATACGAGGATTATCTGAAGAAGTTCACATATTATCGAATGTCGAACCTCGACAATCGCATCGTAAACGCCGACCAACTGCTCACCACGGACGTTGACAAATTCTGCGAAAGTGTGTCGGATCTGTATTGTAACACTGCCAAGCCGCTGCTCGACATCGGCATCTACGTCTATAAACTGTCGTCGACTTTAGGAGGAGGGACTCCTGCCTTGATGCTGGGGTATTTGTTCGTGTCGGGGGCCCTCTTGACACATCTGAGAAAACCAACGGCGAGGTTGACCGCAGGAGAACAAAAACTCGAAGGGGAATTCAGACACATCAACGCGAGGTTGATCACGCACTCGGAGGAGATTGCTTTTTACAACGGCAATCTCCGCGAGAAGGCCACGCTGTTGTCTAGTTACAACAAGCTCTTGAATCATTTGAGAAAATTCCTGAAATTTAGAGTTTTAATGGGAATTGTAGACAACCTAGTGGCCAAGTATTTTGCCAGCGTGGTCGGTTTCTGGGCGGTCTCTCTGCCGTTCATGTCGGCGACGCACTCTCTGTCGACGTCACACCAAGGCGAAAGATCTCGTCTTTACTACACTTACGGTCGCATGTTGGTAAAATTGGCTGAGGCTATCGGACGGCTGGTCCTAGCAGGTCGTGAGTTGACCCGACTGGCTGGTTTCACAGCTAGAGTGACTCAACTGAGAGAAGTCTTGGATGATCTCAACCAAGGCAAGTACGAACGGACGATGGTCACAGGAGCCGAAACTTTGAAAGCTGACGCAGGCAAATACATCTACCAAGACAACCTGATCAAATTTGATCGAGTGCCTTTGATAACTCCAAACGGAGACGTGTTGATCAAGGAGATCTCCTTCGAGATCAAGTCGGGAATGAACGTGTTGGTTTGTGGTCCGAACGGCGCAGGAAAGTCGTCGCTCTTTAGAGTTTTGGGAGAACTGTGGCCTTTGTTTGGCGGTCAGTTGACGAAACCCGCGCGCGGGAAGCTGTTCTACATCCCCCAGAGGCCTTACATGACCTTGGGTTGCCTGAGAGACCAACTGACTTATCCCCATTCGGGGGCAGAAGCCTTGAGAAGGGGAACTACAGACAAGCAGCTGGAAGAGCACATGCGTAGGGCACAGTTGGGATATTTGCTGGAACGCGAAGGCGGCCTAGATACCATCGCCGATTGGCTCGACGTTTTGAGCGGAGGAGAAAAACAACGAATCGCTATGGCTAGGCTTTTCTACCACAAACCACAGTTCGCGATTTTGGACGAGTGCACTAGCGCCGTGTCTGTAGATGTTGAAGGAAGCATGTACAAGTACTGCAGGGAAGTGGGTATTACGTTGCTGACGGTCTCCCACAGGAAGTCGCTGTGGCAGCATCACGAATATGTTTTACATTTAGACGGCAGAGAAGGGTACTCTTTCCGACCAATCGAAGATGTGACGGAACAGTTTGGCTCTTAG